In one window of Duganella dendranthematis DNA:
- a CDS encoding AMP nucleosidase, whose protein sequence is MTTTRPFIAPMQFDDAQAAYDQVRAIYDANIAYLRDAMKRFVAGENVGDHVRACYPFVRVHTDTVARADSRLAFGFVAGPGTYETTLTRPDLFARYYLQQFKLLLKNHGSHQVKLEVGVSAQPIPIHFSFAEHEHIEGSLSAERRLLMRDVFDLPNLAAMDDGIANGTHEAPMGEAQPLSLFTAPRVDYSLQRLRHYTGSSCEHFQKFVLFTNYQFYIDEFIKLGHELMVSPAGEPGNDYIAFVEPGNLVMRRVGQAVEPGDVHGAPLPRLPQMPGYHLIRADGTGISMVNIGVGPANAKTITDHIAVLRPHAWLMLGHCAGLRNTQELGDYVLAHGYVREDHVLDEDLPLWVPIPPLAEVQVAIEAAVAEVTQLTGHDLKRVMRTGTVASTDNRNWELMPQRTPERRFSQSRAIALDMESATIAANGFRFRVPYGTLLCVSDKPMHGEIKLPGMANQFYRDRVDQHLRIGIRAVELLRALGVDKLHSRKLRSFTEVAFQ, encoded by the coding sequence ATGACTACCACCCGTCCATTCATCGCCCCCATGCAGTTTGACGACGCCCAGGCGGCCTACGACCAGGTGCGCGCCATTTACGACGCCAACATCGCCTATCTGCGCGACGCGATGAAGCGCTTTGTGGCGGGCGAAAACGTCGGTGACCATGTGCGCGCCTGCTATCCCTTTGTACGCGTGCATACCGACACCGTGGCGCGCGCCGATTCGCGGCTGGCGTTCGGTTTTGTCGCCGGTCCCGGCACCTACGAAACCACGCTGACGCGGCCCGACCTGTTTGCCCGCTACTACCTTCAGCAATTCAAGCTGCTGCTGAAGAACCACGGCAGCCACCAGGTCAAGCTTGAAGTAGGCGTCAGCGCGCAGCCAATTCCGATTCATTTCTCGTTCGCCGAGCATGAGCACATCGAGGGCAGCCTGTCCGCCGAACGCCGCCTTCTGATGCGCGACGTGTTCGACCTGCCCAACCTGGCCGCGATGGACGACGGTATCGCCAACGGCACCCACGAGGCGCCGATGGGCGAGGCGCAGCCGCTGTCGCTGTTCACCGCGCCGCGCGTCGACTACTCGCTGCAACGGCTGCGCCATTACACCGGCAGCTCGTGCGAGCACTTCCAGAAGTTCGTCCTGTTCACCAACTACCAGTTCTACATCGATGAATTCATCAAGCTGGGACATGAATTGATGGTTAGTCCGGCCGGTGAGCCGGGCAACGACTACATCGCCTTTGTCGAGCCGGGCAACCTGGTAATGCGGCGCGTGGGGCAGGCGGTGGAGCCGGGCGACGTGCATGGCGCACCGCTGCCACGCTTGCCGCAGATGCCGGGCTATCACCTGATCCGCGCCGACGGCACCGGCATCTCGATGGTGAATATCGGCGTCGGCCCGGCCAACGCCAAGACCATCACCGACCATATCGCCGTGCTGCGGCCGCACGCGTGGCTGATGCTGGGCCACTGCGCTGGCTTGCGCAACACCCAGGAACTGGGCGACTACGTGCTGGCCCACGGCTACGTGCGCGAAGATCACGTATTGGATGAAGACCTGCCGCTGTGGGTGCCGATTCCGCCGCTGGCCGAGGTACAGGTGGCGATTGAGGCGGCCGTGGCCGAGGTCACGCAGCTGACCGGTCACGACCTGAAGCGCGTGATGCGCACCGGCACCGTCGCCAGTACCGACAACCGCAACTGGGAGCTGATGCCGCAGCGGACGCCGGAGCGACGGTTCAGTCAGAGCAGGGCGATTGCGCTGGATATGGAAAGCGCAACCATTGCCGCCAACGGTTTCCGGTTCCGCGTTCCCTACGGCACCTTGTTGTGCGTGAGCGACAAGCCGATGCATGGGGAAATCAAGTTGCCCGGTATGGCTAACCAGTTTTACCGCGACCGTGTTGACCAGCATTTACGCATCGGCATTCGTGCAGTTGAACTTTTGCGCGCGCTTGGTGTGGATAAACTACACTCTCGCAAGTTACGCAGCTTTACCGAGGTAGCTTTCCAATAG
- a CDS encoding MFS transporter, whose amino-acid sequence MSNQKMSVLEKVGFGSGDMALNVVISSMMLMITFFYTDVYGLKTTDLALLFVLVKIIGACSDLVMGQITDAVMTRWGRYRPWLLFLAVPYGLSVFFVFTTPDWGYSAKLVWAYSTYIIMTVMTSGVGVSYISLPSTLSNDPQQVLSANGYRLFLAKVGAFMVTVVVPVLSERWGAGNAAVGYQAAMALMAAMGVALFLFCFFTTTERVVHKVQRQPLGDQIKVLMQNDQWLILCAVCVVGTIGYVVRGSVAIYYAKYYLGANTETVSAFLSTGVAAAILSMVASTWITKFYCKVKLFRWTQIAVGVISVVMYFTVKPGDTVLAFVLYFLLSFVVDLHAPVFWSAIAETIDYGVVKTGQRVSGFAFGGISVCQKAGMGIAGALVGVLLTYFQYHPNQEQTAFAMHGIVLMLTVIPGFFHTVMGLLMFRYRLTDARYGEIKAKLVAQNYVAV is encoded by the coding sequence ATGTCGAATCAAAAAATGTCGGTGCTGGAGAAGGTCGGTTTCGGGTCGGGCGACATGGCGCTGAATGTGGTGATCTCGTCGATGATGTTGATGATCACCTTCTTCTACACCGACGTCTACGGCCTGAAGACCACCGACCTGGCCTTGCTGTTCGTGCTGGTGAAAATCATCGGCGCCTGCAGCGACCTGGTGATGGGCCAGATCACCGACGCCGTCATGACGCGGTGGGGACGTTACCGTCCGTGGCTACTGTTCCTCGCCGTGCCGTATGGCCTGAGCGTGTTCTTCGTCTTCACCACCCCGGACTGGGGCTACAGCGCCAAACTGGTATGGGCCTATTCGACCTATATCATCATGACCGTCATGACTTCAGGCGTGGGCGTATCGTATATCTCCCTGCCCAGCACCTTGTCCAATGACCCGCAGCAGGTGCTGTCGGCCAATGGCTACCGTCTGTTCCTGGCCAAGGTTGGCGCCTTTATGGTGACGGTGGTGGTGCCGGTGCTGTCCGAGCGCTGGGGCGCCGGCAATGCTGCTGTTGGCTATCAGGCCGCGATGGCGCTGATGGCGGCGATGGGCGTGGCACTGTTCCTGTTCTGCTTCTTCACCACCACCGAGCGCGTGGTGCACAAGGTGCAGCGCCAGCCGCTGGGCGATCAGATCAAGGTGTTGATGCAGAACGACCAGTGGCTGATCCTGTGCGCCGTGTGCGTGGTCGGCACCATCGGCTATGTGGTGCGCGGTTCGGTCGCCATCTATTACGCCAAGTATTATCTCGGTGCGAACACCGAAACCGTGTCGGCCTTCCTGTCGACCGGCGTGGCGGCGGCCATCCTGTCGATGGTCGCTTCGACCTGGATCACCAAGTTCTATTGCAAGGTCAAGCTGTTCCGCTGGACGCAGATTGCGGTGGGTGTCATCAGCGTGGTGATGTACTTCACGGTGAAGCCGGGTGACACTGTGCTGGCCTTCGTGCTGTATTTTCTGCTGTCGTTCGTGGTGGACCTGCACGCGCCGGTATTCTGGTCGGCGATCGCCGAGACCATCGACTACGGCGTGGTCAAGACCGGGCAGCGCGTGTCCGGCTTCGCCTTTGGCGGCATCTCCGTGTGCCAGAAGGCCGGCATGGGCATCGCCGGCGCGCTGGTAGGTGTATTGCTGACGTACTTCCAATACCACCCCAACCAGGAGCAGACCGCCTTCGCCATGCATGGCATTGTGCTGATGCTGACCGTAATTCCCGGCTTCTTCCACACCGTCATGGGCCTGCTGATGTTCCGCTATCGTCTCACCGATGCACGCTACGGCGAGATCAAGGCGAAGCTGGTGGCCCAGAATTATGTGGCAGTTTAA
- a CDS encoding TonB-dependent receptor, whose translation MKHTVTGTSMSQATHRLVLKSGVAVLAAAGLLSAFPVVAQETTPASDAAQPAPEATVTVTGVRRAAQSAQKIKKDADNVIDSIVADDIGKFPDTNVAETLARVTGVQVRRDGGEANTVLIRGLPGIATLLNGRELFTTTGRYIQLADIPSTMLQRVDVYKSQSADLPEGGIAGVIDVRTNRPFDFKGFTAVVNGGATNNSQAERTDPNVSGMISNRWKTDIGEIGALFGVSYVRNHYSEERAFNTKPIDKSWLLPNLTGPDLMGLQAIGGDRRRTAGNYALQWKPNQDLEVYAEGLATHYLDNNETDYLVALPWWGPGDTMSGTKIPGSNQLQTLTSKNVNTIMSTQANRKDNVTQQHAIGARWNAAPGLRLSTELARTLSDYDWQNPILDTLTVMPNSVVTTNAGGGANISYSGQDITNPANYRIDQLFDRYGHDHGSSTDWRADGTYTMADEGLFKDFGFGVRAAKRTAASIKSFEGTSVAPDGVPVTSLPGLNCTASMQNNWGTTAWYTPCASYLLTNTGAVRQAVTGTSAARAMDPGSYFADEEKNYALYGKAHIGWDTAGIPIDGVLGMRVTKTDSDLLGNSVVGTAYVPTSKTSSDTAYLPSANFKATLRDDVIARFSVTKTLTRPDFGQLNPGTAYINANGTTNLATASGGNPDLKPFTARNYDGSLEWYFSSTGMASVALFRHEFKGYIQNKVVKETFNGAIYDTTRPFNTDDGYLQGAEVAYRTFFDKLPGWLGGFGVEANATYTEGQTSTASDPSLSNKPFAGMSKWSYNVVGLYEKFGVSARLAYNWRSKFVQIYNDGGPGLDLIASPMSSLDGSLGYKINENTSITLTGSNLLNFKYTDYWSNKALYPRDTRRYDRSVGVFLNWKI comes from the coding sequence ATGAAACACACAGTAACCGGGACTTCGATGTCCCAGGCAACCCATCGTCTCGTCCTCAAATCCGGCGTCGCCGTGCTGGCCGCCGCTGGCCTGCTAAGCGCCTTCCCAGTCGTAGCACAAGAGACTACCCCGGCCAGCGACGCCGCGCAACCTGCGCCCGAAGCCACCGTGACCGTCACCGGCGTGCGCCGCGCTGCGCAAAGCGCGCAAAAGATCAAAAAGGATGCCGATAACGTTATCGACTCCATTGTTGCTGACGATATCGGTAAGTTTCCAGATACTAACGTCGCCGAGACGCTGGCCCGCGTTACCGGCGTCCAGGTCCGACGCGACGGCGGCGAAGCCAACACCGTGCTGATCCGCGGTCTGCCGGGCATCGCCACGCTGCTCAATGGCCGCGAACTGTTCACCACCACCGGCCGCTACATCCAGCTGGCCGACATTCCATCGACCATGCTGCAACGCGTGGATGTGTACAAATCGCAGTCGGCCGACCTGCCGGAAGGCGGTATCGCCGGCGTGATCGACGTGCGCACCAACCGTCCGTTCGACTTCAAGGGCTTTACCGCCGTGGTCAATGGTGGCGCCACCAATAACTCGCAGGCCGAGCGTACTGATCCGAACGTCAGCGGCATGATTTCCAACCGCTGGAAGACCGATATCGGCGAGATCGGCGCGCTGTTCGGTGTTTCGTATGTGCGCAACCATTACTCCGAAGAGCGCGCCTTCAACACCAAGCCGATCGACAAGAGCTGGCTGCTGCCCAACCTGACCGGTCCTGACCTGATGGGCCTGCAGGCCATCGGCGGCGACCGTCGCCGCACCGCCGGCAACTATGCGCTGCAATGGAAGCCGAACCAGGATCTGGAAGTGTACGCCGAAGGCCTGGCCACCCATTACCTGGACAACAACGAAACCGACTACCTGGTGGCGCTGCCATGGTGGGGGCCAGGCGACACCATGTCCGGCACCAAGATTCCTGGCTCGAACCAGCTGCAAACGCTGACGTCCAAAAACGTCAACACCATCATGTCGACCCAGGCCAACCGCAAGGACAACGTGACCCAGCAGCACGCCATTGGCGCCCGCTGGAACGCCGCGCCGGGCCTGCGCCTGAGCACCGAACTCGCCCGCACGCTGTCGGACTACGACTGGCAGAATCCGATCCTCGATACGCTGACCGTGATGCCGAATTCGGTGGTGACCACCAATGCCGGCGGCGGTGCGAATATTTCGTACAGCGGCCAGGACATCACCAATCCAGCCAATTACCGCATCGACCAGCTGTTCGACCGCTATGGCCACGACCACGGCTCCTCGACCGACTGGCGCGCCGATGGCACCTACACCATGGCGGATGAAGGGCTGTTCAAGGACTTCGGCTTCGGCGTGCGCGCCGCCAAGCGCACCGCAGCGTCGATCAAGTCCTTTGAAGGCACTTCGGTGGCGCCGGACGGCGTGCCGGTCACCAGCCTGCCGGGACTGAACTGCACCGCCAGCATGCAGAATAATTGGGGCACCACCGCCTGGTACACGCCATGCGCGAGCTACCTGCTGACCAACACCGGCGCCGTACGCCAGGCCGTCACCGGCACTTCGGCCGCGCGGGCGATGGACCCGGGTTCCTATTTCGCCGACGAAGAAAAGAACTACGCCCTGTATGGCAAGGCGCACATCGGCTGGGATACCGCCGGTATCCCAATCGACGGCGTGCTGGGCATGCGCGTGACCAAGACCGACTCGGACCTGCTGGGTAATTCGGTAGTAGGAACCGCTTACGTGCCGACCTCGAAAACGTCGAGCGACACCGCCTATCTGCCGAGCGCCAACTTCAAGGCTACGCTGCGCGACGACGTGATCGCGCGCTTCTCGGTCACCAAGACGCTGACCCGCCCGGACTTCGGGCAACTGAATCCTGGCACCGCCTACATCAACGCCAACGGCACCACCAACCTGGCGACGGCATCGGGCGGCAATCCTGACCTGAAGCCGTTCACCGCGCGTAACTACGACGGTTCGCTGGAGTGGTATTTCTCGTCGACCGGCATGGCCAGCGTGGCACTGTTCCGCCACGAGTTCAAAGGCTACATCCAGAACAAGGTGGTCAAGGAAACCTTCAACGGCGCGATCTACGACACTACCCGTCCATTCAACACGGATGACGGCTACCTGCAAGGCGCCGAAGTGGCATATCGCACCTTCTTCGACAAGCTGCCAGGTTGGCTGGGTGGCTTCGGCGTGGAGGCGAATGCCACCTACACCGAAGGCCAGACCAGCACCGCCAGCGATCCAAGCCTGAGCAACAAGCCGTTTGCCGGCATGTCGAAATGGTCGTACAACGTGGTGGGCCTGTATGAGAAATTTGGCGTGTCGGCGCGCCTGGCGTACAACTGGCGCTCGAAGTTCGTGCAGATCTACAATGATGGTGGTCCGGGCCTGGATCTGATCGCATCGCCGATGTCGTCGCTGGATGGTTCGCTGGGCTACAAGATCAACGAGAATACGTCGATCACGCTGACCGGCTCCAATCTGCTGAACTTCAAGTACACCGACTACTGGAGCAACAAGGCGCTGTACCCACGTGACACCCGTCGTTATGATCGCTCGGTTGGCGTATTCCTGAACTGGAAGATCTAA